Genomic segment of Octadecabacter arcticus 238:
AAATTTTGTCTCACATCTATCTGAACTTATTCACAGGACGTGTGTGTTCTGGAGAAAGGCATACTACACGACAGTAAGGCATACTACACGACAGTAGGGTGGTTGAGGGTGCCAGAAGGTGATTTAGGAGCGGACTCTTATCGCTAAAAAAGGTTCCACTGATGATCACGAAAGCCCTGACGACCCTCAAGAAGATGTTATCCCCCCATTTAGAGTTGAGCAACACTCGCCTTGAAACGATGTGCCTCTTGATCATGGGAATGGTGAATGCCCGGACGGTAAATTTGAGCCATCTGGCCTGTGAGTTTCCTACCGATAGCAAGGTTGAAAGCACCTACCGTCGCCTACAACGCTTTTTCCAGCATGTTGATCTTGGCTCGGATTGGGCGGCCCCCTTGCTTGTTAAAATGATTGGTTCTGGCCCCACCTGGCATTTATGCTTGGACCGAACAAATTGGAAAATTGGCTAACGCCATGTCAACTTCTTGGTCTTAGCCATTGTCACACGGAACGTGTCAACGACTTTGAGACAGTGGCTTTTGGACTTTAGGCTTGGGTTTCTTCGGTTGGTTTTGGTGGGTTGATCCAGACGGCGGTCGGGATTTGAGGCGGTTTTGGTGGTTTGTGTACGAAGCGTTCGGGCGTGGCGAGGAATGCCGCGTCTAGTGTTGCTTGTCGCGCGGTGTAGATTTCTTGGGCCTGCCCAAAATGGATTTGGTCGGGCGTCATCAGACCAATCCCGGCGTGATGATGGTCTTGGTTATACCATGCAAAGAACCTGCGGCAGAATGCGCGAGCCTGCTCGATGGTTTCAAAGTTCTTGGGGAACTCTGGCTGATATTTCAGTGTTTTGAAGTGGGCTTCGGAGAACGGGTTGTCGTTTGAGGTGTGGGGCCGACTGTGGAACTTGAGCACACCAAGATCAACCAGCATCAGGGCTGTCGTCTTTGCCTTCATGGGCCCACCGCGATCTGCATGCAATGTCAGCTGATCGCGTGGAACCTCGTGTTTTTCCATCGCGTCGATGAACAGCTCTTTGAACTGGCTGGCGCTCTCCGCGTGCTCGACGCGCCAGCCAACAACGCGGCGGCTGAAGATGTCGAGGATGACATAGAGATAGAAGTAGGACCATTTCACCGGGCCCCTCAGCTTGGTGATGTCCCAAGACCAGACCTGATTGGGGGCTTCAGCTAGAAGTTCAGGCTTTTGATAGACGGGATGTGTGCGCTGTCGGCGGCGTTCGCCAACTTCGCCCTGCGCGGCCAATATCCGATACATCGTGCGGATTGAACACAGATAGGTGCCTTCATCCAGCAAGGTGGCAAAGACCTCTGTGGGCGTCTGATCCGCAAAGCGGGGTTCGCGCAGGTGGTGCAATACCTGGTCTCTTTCCCTTTCCGGCAGAGCCCGCGAAGACGCTGCGCGCGGTGGGCGTGTGCGTGGTGGTGCCGTCAGCGCCTCACGCTGTCGAAGAACGCTCGCGCGCGATAATGATAGCGCGGCGCAGACAGCCGAGGTCAAGCCGCTGCCGGTGGGCAATGCAATCGCGACGGCCATCATGATTTGCCGCTGCGCTCTTGCGTCTGCTCCATCTCGTCCAGAAGTCCCACCACTTTTTTTTGGATGGCAATGATGGCTTCCGCCTGATCCAGACGGCGCCGCAAGGCTGTCACCTCACGGTTGGCCTTGGCCAGCTCAGCTTGCAATGGATTGGCAGGTGCCTTTTGTGGGCCACGGCGCATTGGCTGCAATGCACCCAATGTGCCGGCCGCCCGCGCACGGCGCCAATCGGTCAGTGCA
This window contains:
- a CDS encoding IS3 family transposase (programmed frameshift), producing MVMPSQSPLSPDAGSGAVLAPTSPPRVVNAPLAPTAELTSIPKRRNFTAKYKLRILDETDQVADTGGVSAILRREGLYSSALTDWRRARAAGTLGALQPMRRGPQKAPANPLQAELAKANREVTALRRRLDQAEAIIAIQKKVVGLLDEMGADARAQRQIMMAVAIALPTGSGLTSAVCAALSLSRASVLRQREALTAPPRTRPPRAASSRALPERERDQVLHHLREPRFADQTPTEVFATLLDEGTYLCSIRTMYRILAAQGEVGERRRQRTHPVYQKPELLAEAPNQVWSWDITKLRGPVKWSYFYLYVILDIFSRRVVGWRVEHAESASQFKELFIDAMEKHEVPRDQLTLHADRGGPMKAKTTALMLVDLGVLKFHSRPHTSNDNPFSEAHFKTLKYQPEFPKNFETIEQARAFCRRFFAWYNQDHHHAGIGLMTPDQIHFGQAQEIYTARQATLDAAFLATPERFVHKPPKPPQIPTAVWINPPKPTEETQA